GGATTTCCTCAAAAATTGGACCTGTATTTTTGACAATTTCATAACCTACACATTGCTCACTTGCTTGTTCAACATAGCGGAAGTCAGTAATAAAATAGGCTTGATTTGCTGTTACCAATGCCATTCCTGTTGTACCTGTAAATCCAGTCATATAACGTAAATTATATGGATTTGTAATTAATAAGGCAGGAATTTTTTCCTCTAACATTTTTGTTCTTAATTGTGATAAGCGTTTATTCATAAACAGATCTTCCTTTCTTTATCTCTTACATTATAGCATATCTTTCTCTATTTTTTATGAATAAAAAAGAAAAATCCTTTTTATGAGAACAAATTAAAGCAAAGCTTATTATTTTTAGCAAAACTTTTATTTTTTGGTATTTTAAAGCAATTTTTTTGACTTCTTTATTTATCCATCGTATCCTAGAAACATTGAATAATAATATTGAAAGGAAGAATTTACATTGACACAAAAATTATTAGCAATTAAAGCTCATCCTTTTACGAAAGAGAAAAGTACTACTGTTGCTTTATTAGATCAATTTTTAGAAAGTTATGCAGAGTCTCACCCTGAAGATGAGATTACTGTTTTAGATTTATTTGCGACAGAGATTCCAGATATTGATGGAACTTTGTTAACAGCTTGGGAGACAGATCCTTCAGAATGGACAGAAGCTCAACGAGTATGCGCAGAACGTTTTGATTCATTTAGTAATCAATTTTTAGAATATGATAAAATCGTTATTGCTAATCCATTGTGGAATATGCATGTCCCTACACGTTTAAAAGCGTGGTTAGATACTTTATTGATTACCAATAAAACATTCCGTTATACTTCTCATGGTCCAGAAGGGTTAGTAAAAGGCAAAAAGGTAATGCATTTACAATCCAATGGAAGTCCTTTTGGTGGACAAGATCCAGCCACAAAACATATTGAAGGAATTTTTAAATTTATTGGTATTCATGATGTCGAACACATCTTTATCGACGGAAAAGATCGTTCTGCAGGACGTCATTTACCAAAATTAGCGATGGAAGAAGCAAAAGAAAAAGCAAAAGAATTTTAAAATAAAAAAGTCCAAAAGGAAACAACCTTTTGGACTTTTTGTTTTTTATTTTTCGGTTTTCTCGCTAGAATCCTTTTTGTTTTTCTTCCAAGTAAAATATAAACTTGGAATCAATGGTAAAAGCACTAATAACATAACAATGACAACGAAATGCTCTTTGACAAAAGGAATTCCTCCCAAAAAATAGCCAAATAGTGCATATAAAGTTAACATAATTAGATTTGCTAGTATATTTAGCGAAACATAAATCGGAAAGGAATAATTAGATGCCCCAATTACATAAGAAGTAATAGTACGGATTCCTGGAATATAACGGGAAAAAAAGATAGCCATCTTTCCATAACGTTGCACGAACCGCTCTCCTCTAGCTAATTCTTGTTCAGAAAAATGCTTTTGGAAAAACTTCCAATGATTTAATAGTTTATTCGTATATTTTCCAATACAAAAATCAATGGCATCCCCGCTTACACTCATCACTAACGCAATGAAAATCGCTAAAAGTACATGCCAAAAATGTACATGTTCTGCATGAATTCTTAATAATGCACTAAGACTAAATACAATGGTTGATAATACTGACATATCTTTCCTTATAAAATAAATTATTGAATATTAATATTATGATACATATATTCACGTGTCATTGGCAAGTTCATTCCACTTGGACCTTTAGTTAATAGATATTGGCAACAATCAATATT
The DNA window shown above is from Catellicoccus marimammalium M35/04/3 and carries:
- a CDS encoding FMN-dependent NADH-azoreductase, which codes for MTQKLLAIKAHPFTKEKSTTVALLDQFLESYAESHPEDEITVLDLFATEIPDIDGTLLTAWETDPSEWTEAQRVCAERFDSFSNQFLEYDKIVIANPLWNMHVPTRLKAWLDTLLITNKTFRYTSHGPEGLVKGKKVMHLQSNGSPFGGQDPATKHIEGIFKFIGIHDVEHIFIDGKDRSAGRHLPKLAMEEAKEKAKEF
- a CDS encoding DedA family protein, which gives rise to MSVLSTIVFSLSALLRIHAEHVHFWHVLLAIFIALVMSVSGDAIDFCIGKYTNKLLNHWKFFQKHFSEQELARGERFVQRYGKMAIFFSRYIPGIRTITSYVIGASNYSFPIYVSLNILANLIMLTLYALFGYFLGGIPFVKEHFVVIVMLLVLLPLIPSLYFTWKKNKKDSSEKTEK